From the genome of Hippoglossus stenolepis isolate QCI-W04-F060 chromosome 13, HSTE1.2, whole genome shotgun sequence:
GGCTCCATGTGGGGGGATGGTTGGGGATGATAACATCTCTCCGAGAGGTAATGTGTAACAGAGTCTGACAGGCTACTGGAGATACAGACTAACAGGCAACATAGGCTTGGAGCAATAACCCACTACATTAACAGAAGATAATCAGATTACTTTGGCAAGATGCGAGAGGCTGGGGCGTTTTAAAACGTATGAAAGGTGCATGGAACAGGCAAATCTCTTGCTTAGAGACGGAGGTTGATCTGTACACACACTTTAAATCCATACCACACTTACAGGAGAAACAACAggtcatcaaaaaaaaaaatcggagtTTCGCTGTGCCAGTGTTACATTATGTTTAAGAGGGAAAACAAGCAGTGTTAACTTTAGTTCCTTGACTTTGGAGAGGAGCGAGCAGGAGGAGATCGGTGAAGACAAATGATTCAGCCGAGGTCCGACAGTGGATTGACACAGGGACAAGAAACGCCGGGCTGCATGAGAGGGCCAGGAATAACTCCCAGCCTGGAACACATTCTTTTGGTATCAGTCAATGCAAATGCTAATTACATTGATGTAAGATGAAGGCCAACTCTATTTCAGGGAGTTATTAACAGTGTCTCACATTACTGTAAGGTACGGTcctagttttatttattttcttactgtGATGGACTGTCGTGAATTCAGCAGTATGAGCCGCTCTTTCTTCGCATTTTAACAACCTAACCAAAAGATGGCTTCACCGCCTGCTCCCTGCAGAAGCCGAAATCCAAATCTGTTTTCACCGTCCTGTTATGTTAAATAAAAGATCTCGACaagaatcaggcatatttaagggactgatattaatgagagactgttgggccttggtggaggtctgcgATCTACCAAGTGCCGTTCTAGTTTGATAAAGAAATTACTTGAAAAGTTACcgattatcaaaataattgcAGATTATTACTTTGTGGTTGACCGACTGATTGACAAGTTATATTTAGCGTGGGCTGTTCACTTTGACATCAGCTCAAAGCTTACAAAACATATTCTTGCTGTGAGAACTGGGAAAATCGGTCTTTCATGCTTAAGAACATCAGAAGTTTAAGTCAAACTACAGCTCATCTGCCCAGTTCAATGTGATGCACATCGAGTTTACAACAATTGTTTACTGGGTCAAATTATGCGATTGTACAGGATGAGGCAAAGAAGTTGGTAAActctcacacagcagcagcctctttAGAAAATCTAAACTAACCCATTCATAATGTCAGACAGTAGGTATATCAGAGCTTGGCATTATGgacaaaaattatatcaagataaaaatgttgatataattgatatcagtcgatatcaagaattatcacgataaatgtcagGGTGTTATTTCTTTAAGTTTAAAGTTTGCTCCCTGCTCCTGAGAGAAGGTCGTGGTTTTAAACTTCTGAATGAGCAGAGAATAACTAAAACTGAGGTTGACCAATAATGCGCCATCTTCAATATGGAAATATATTGAACTTTAGTTATATTGCTCTTGATTAAgattataaataactattaatagatttattgcccagccctgtGGAATATGATGCAATAGGACACTCGACACTTTAATGCCATTTCATCCACGTTTATCCCACTTTGTATCATAACTACATGAGACAAACGATGCAGTAACATTATCTCCTTTGCtataatttgaacattttaattgtgttttactATAGAAACCGTCAATGTGGAATTCATCAGGCTTGATTTAATGTTTTAGCTGAAACATGGAACTGTCATAGGAGaggacagaaaacaggaaacatcctCCACATGTTGTGAAGGTGAAACGTGGAGGATCCCAACCTttaggtgtttgtttttttatctttctatctctacaaactgtttctttacTGTCCAACTGTTGATGAGACGACTGGAAGACATCACCGACCTGCTCCTCACGGTACAGATCGTGACAGGCGAACCACaagttaaaacaacacacacgaTGGTAAAGTGGCctaaagacacaaatacaatacaGATACAGGAACTAACAAAAGTGAGTGCGTCACACGCCCACTTCCTGTCCCCACTGACCCAGCCGGAACCGACTCGTTAACActgtttaaattaataaaacacgacatgatgttttaaatgcagctgttttttttttacctggagCCTCCTGAAGCttcgtctcctcctctgactcctctgactcctcatgtcgcagctgcagaggaaactctccctgtgtgtgcacgtgctgcAGGAGCGCTCCTCTCACCTGCCCTACGTCATCACGTCTCAGCAGCTGTGACGTCActcactttcattaacattaacacaCGTTTAAAAAGCTTACGTCAAATAATTCAATGTGTTTTCCGAGAGTCACATTCTGCAGCTAAGTTTAAATGGAAGTATTGAAcataaatgttgaatgaaaacattacatgttgattataaatgttaaacaatgatctgaaaaaatatataaatgttattaaCCGTAAATGTTAGATAAATCGTATGTCCACATGTTAAATACATCTCGAAATATAAATGTTAAGGgttattaaatgtaaatgttaaatatacagtatatataaatcTTGAGTGAATACAATATTCatcttaaaatataaatgttaaataaatagcaaaaaaatctaaatctataagttaaatgtaaatgtaaaacaaagaaCTTGAGAAGCGAGCACTATTGCAAATGCAGTAATTGGCCACTAAATACACAGCGTCgtttttttccacaaaaaaagTAGTGcaaatttattaatttttttacatttggcaAAGCTAAAGAATTCTCCACATTTTACAAATGGTGCCTTGTATTGAACAGGGTACAATTTCATCTGTTTACACATAGACCCACTGAAAGACATGAGAATAATAAAGACAACAGAaatgataacaaaaaaaaaaactttattcataaCAATTGCGCTTGACAAGAACAACAGGTTGGCTGTGCACAACAGTGTCCGTCTGCATAGTTTAATCACAACTCTGTAATACttaaatatagattttactGTATAATCTAAGGAGCATTTAAGTACCTTAGGCTCAGACCTGTTCTGTCCTATACATCCAGTATTTTTATTAGATAGCACGTTATCTGAATAAATCCAATAATATTACAACTCTTGAAAATCAGTCAAATAATTTATAGAATTGTTCTCATTTAATGTTCTTGTTCCCACACAAATCGAAATGCATCAAATGCAAGATATTCTTcatcacacaaaataaaagcgaGGCAGGAAAATATGCAAGTCCGCCCTGGTGTAGTGCTTAATGATGAGTGAGAAATAAACCAATATACAccaattattcattttttcaaaATACATCATTTTATGTACACCATTGCAGAGGTAAAAGAAAAGACAGTTCCCGCTTCTGTGTCGTGGGGTGAAGGGTTCGGGAGAACTCAACAGGATAAGCTACTcctggaagaaagaaaacacaatatttcatCCATGTGctctacatacatttacatattataTCATACTGAAATGTGCAGGATTTTGCTCACAGTAGATGATAGATCGTCGGGGGATTCAAGGCACTGCTATGGACCGCTCTCTCCTTCCATTTCAACAATCCCACTAAAAGTTGGTGCTTCACCCTCTGCTCCCTGTAGAACGGAGTCTTTGtcactgtctttgttttcctcatcCTGCAACAttgcaaaagagaaaagatgtcACTGAGGACTAACTGTGCCAGAGAAtataaagaggaaacagaaaaaggacacCAAGGctgcatgtatttttaaagctaATAAAACAACTATATAGGCCCAACAAAAGTAAGTGCAGTATTTCTGTCACGGCTACAGAGACTTCACATCATATCATGATCTCTTGGACAATGTGAACTATTTTCTGATTTGCACAGACTATGTACAATTTTGGACAAACCATATCAACAAGCTTTGCATTTGAGATTGTTTTTTAGATCCAAGATGTCTTGTGCAAAAAGTACTAGGACATCACAACACTGTGTATATTCAGGATTACCTTTGGCATGCACTAGAGTTATTCCTGTCAAAATATAATGCACATAAATAATCAAAGATTGTAGGTACTCAGGATACAATATCAACTCTGAgtattaaaatttaaaaaaaagaaaaaaattatcaaatgGCAATACGAAGCAAGGCAGTGTTAGAACTATCTTAGAATGATCTTTAATGCCTAAAGAAATTCTTACTTggacaaatgtaaaatgaatacAATGTGTAATAGGAAACATCATGATAATCATAATTTagtcatacaaaaaaaaaatccaattatttttctcttcttttttctaaCAAAGAATTGTGGATTACAGTGCAGTCTGCCCTCACAACTGCAGGTTGTTCCCTGAAGCTCAGACAGCAAGAGGATACACATCCTTCCTCATTAGGTCTATTCTGTGTGGAATACTCTGCACGGATAACGAAAAATAAGTGAAGTGGCTGAATTGTTGTTTAGTGATCTATTGTCCGCTGACTGTGTCCCACATCTGTGTAACACCACAAAAAAGTGTTCGGATCAGCAAATGCAGTGTGATCTTCTACTCAAATTAAATGTATGATATGCTGTCAGAACTAACCTTGAGCTGAGACGATCCTTTTGTCTCTACAGCTGCCGAGCGATTTGTAATCGGAGAGATCGGTGGCGACTGAGGTGACTTTGGTCCATGGGATACGGACTTGCTCCTTTTCACTGCAGAGGTCACTGCCTGAGCAAAGCGGGACGGGGTTACAGGGGCATAGGGCCTGGGGGCTGCGAAGCTTCTCAATTTTTCCAAGCTCAGCCCCAAACGTGGCTCTTTACATGGCAAACTGCTTTGCCTTGTCATACGCATGATGGCAGCATTCTTGTCTTCCCCTTTCGGGCTCAGCTGGACGTTGCTGGTCCCCGTCGTCTCCTCTTGACACTGCacaggaggtgagggaggagggggcagtGACACTGCTCTGTCTACACCTCCCGGAGCCTCCCTCTGGCCATAGCCAGGACTGGTACTCaatcttttctctgctgctgaagttACATAATACCCAGGTGTTTTTTTATGCTGTGCCAAGCGGAAAGAACCGGGCTTAGGTTTAGTTGCGGGTGGAATTTTCATCTCCTTGACCTCTGTTGGTGAACCCGTTTGAGACGCCCCATTAGCAAGGGATGAGATCTTTTCAGGGGAAGGAGTAGATTCAGGTGCACCTCCATTAACAGTGTCTTGGGCAGTAGCAGTGCTAGTCAGTAAGTCTTCCCTGGGTGCAGTTGGGTGCAGCTCGCCTTTTTCCTTTGAGTCCGCCGACTGGTCCCTTGGTGCTGtgctctcctccagctgaaGAGAACCAATATCAAGTCCCTCTTCTGGGGCTGGGGGGGGTGCCTCCAGTGTCAGAGCAACTTCAAAATATCTCAGCTTCTCCAGAGATTTCTGAGGCACGATGGTATACGTTGTCATCCCCACCTTGGGGATGTAGTCCCTTGTCAGCTCATTGGAAGGCTTGGGCTTTGGCTCAGAGTCTGTGGCATAAATATTTGCTGCCTTCGTTGCGGCAGGGGCACTTGGTTCTGACTCCTGACGCGATGAGGTCTCCGGGATGTGGGATAAGGCGCGTTTCTCGAGGTCAGTCAGGTCCAGCTCCTCCGTCAAAGTGGCCATTTCTTGCTTCCCCGATGATTCGCCCGGGGGCGGGTCAGCTGCAGAGGgaacttcctctgtgtgtggtggtggaggtggagggaacGGTGTGAAATCGGTTTGCACTTCAGCATCCCCTCCAGCGGGGCGTGATGTGCTGATGGCCACCGGGCTCTCCAACCTGTCAGCCTGCTCCCCGAGGGTTTCAGTGTTTGCCTGAACGGAGGCCTGTGCTTCTGCCTCCTGCATCACAGGCGGAGAGACGCTGACGGCTTCAGTGCGGCCATCACCCTCAACACTTTGAGCCGTAGACTCTTCACAGATTGGCTGTTGGATTACAGTTTCAACTCTACCTGGACCATCGTctatgaggaaaataaaatcatgtaaaACTGTTTTCTCAGGAGATAATTCATGCATATTGATGAAAAATGATTGATATGTATGAGTTTTTTGTAGCGGCTTAATTGATTTTACGGGGACTATCAGGCCTTGTCGGGGGTCTGCGCCATAGGTTCAGTTTATACTATATACTTGTAGGAATCTTCACATCTGCATAATGGAAACGTAAATACCACTTTAATCCAAGAGCAAACTCACTTGTATCTGCCAGCTCAGATGAGTCTGTGTCAGCCGTTGTCGTCACATCACTGAGTGGTGCAGGATTATCCACTGTGCTCTGCAGTTGACtgtaaaaataatgttaaaaaataaaagaattgcCAATGctaatgaatgaaaaacaacgGGGCGCAGCCTTGAGAAGTCGTACTACAGTTCGTACTTGCCATCTGAGGACAGATCACGAGTCTGATCTTCCTCACTGCCCTCCATCGGCACTGGGCCCGGTATCTCAGTATCTGCGGCCGGAGACTGCAGCGAAACATCGGCGGACGCACTGAGGCTGCCGTCCTCTCCCTGGGTGTCACTAGCGGTTGCAGAAATTACCGGGGgagtcgtctcctcctgctccataATCTCCTCCAGTGTGTTGGCAGCTGCACCTCCTGTAAAACATCATCATGAAGGATACCAGTTAAAAACAGGTCACATTAACCAAAATAGCATTAAAACAGCGGATCAGTCGAGTGTCTCAGATCACATgcatctgaaaatgttttgaaattctTAGCTCAGTTGGCAAaagttttaaaactgttttaagttattatataatgttttgtttgataATGTTTTCCCATCTTAAGCATGAGAAACTAAGAGTCTAACACAAGTTGGCtcagactttgcctttcacatatgaagaacgcagcaggagatggtCCAGGTCAGGCGCGTTCATTAAAACTGGAGTGCTCATGTGGGGGAGGCTGAGTAgaacacatgcaggaggcaggatatgaTCTAACACATCGACACCAGCATTTTGGCCCTTCtcaccaaaagctctccaaTCTCATCGTCTTCCGAGGTTGACATATTCATCGGTGTCTGTCGAATTTTCACGAGGGAGCTGACAGgggaaactctggagaatgtctggagcaactgactcagacatttgcgttctcacatagaGAGAATATCCagagtctgaaagcagctatagagtATCATACACATTCACCCTTTCTAATAAGAAACAAATGAATTCTCCTTTAgaatctttttctctttttccctctcatCGGGCTCTAAACACTTCGGGGAAGTgcatcacagaggagcagggagcagCAAAAGGAATTTCAAGGCTACTTAAACAAAACTCAGTGTTCTCAGCCTCTGAACTCTACATGTACTGAGCCACAGTGGTGCTGTTAGGGAAACAGCACAGGAAGTGATCTCTCACTGTGGAACTGTGGACGCAGAGGGAGAACAGAGATAGTGGTGTACACAGGCAGAACGGAGTTGTGAAATCCTTACGATTACATTTTCTAATAATATGCTGCTATGGTTGATTTGGAGCTGAGATTGTTTCTGATCACACAACAAGAATAAACtcataaagaaaacatgcaaaagagagataaagaaaactgtgataTCAATCCTGGATATATTTACAGGACGCTAGTTAAAGTTAATGGTGCTTAAAGCAactgaaaatctaaataagGGCGCTTTATCTGTGGTATATACATCTAGATCTTGCTGCCCTATtttactgaaaaagaaaagaggaagtacattttttatcattaaagaataaaagattGTTTTTTGTCAAACCTCGgtttaaatatttcttaatattcattgttttctctttaaaattCTCTGTTTGCAGGATGGGTGGTGTTTCCCTCTCAGAACAATACAGCGAGGGTCTGATGTGTCTATACAATCACAGGAAAGTATGTCAAAGCAAGTTAATTATAAACATCAGAGGAAAAGTTCCAAAGAATTCAGACCCGAGAGTAAAATTGGAAAGTAGTAAAAACAAACTTCTCAGGAACAGTATTCTTTGTTATTATAGAGGTTTTGGATTTTAGGCAGTAGAGAGAACATgctgacagagctgctgcagcactaaGTCTTATTTGTGGAAGCAGATCCTATAGCGCTAAACAAAAAGCCTATTTAGATGAATAGTCTTCCATACTCTCACCATCACCATAAAGTTCCCATGACCATGTC
Proteins encoded in this window:
- the cobll1b gene encoding cordon-bleu protein-like 1b isoform X2, translated to MEVDNCIDNQLHSWVSTKSKAPSPPGLKDLDSPGFSQWYPGNPHLTMDQKENLIDKDLSLVVVLPGGIEKMTTVHGSKPLMDLLVTLCATYHLNPSSHTLELVTANRNNIKLKPNALIGTLDAEKIILKPKGEDKNKKTSPQMPEATVRMVINYRKTQKTILRVNPRVPLVELLPAICEKCEFAPETTVLLRDVQSLAPLDLTSSLNDYALREVYARDTKGIPGSPVCPASPTHTGMVMPGKAKNQKEKENKGLFSKFRKSKKNSDQATTASAPASPVLVSKPRPLSMALPSTNTSPLSSPMSPTDGPKKRRAPLPPMFAFQSGASDLSARRRINSEPNTQVDGDLAAGLSRGSSAESSLKRTKRKAPPPPSSLSAVVPETVPLDENVQGGAAANTLEEIMEQEETTPPVISATASDTQGEDGSLSASADVSLQSPAADTEIPGPVPMEGSEEDQTRDLSSDGNQLQSTVDNPAPLSDVTTTADTDSSELADTNDGPGRVETVIQQPICEESTAQSVEGDGRTEAVSVSPPVMQEAEAQASVQANTETLGEQADRLESPVAISTSRPAGGDAEVQTDFTPFPPPPPPHTEEVPSAADPPPGESSGKQEMATLTEELDLTDLEKRALSHIPETSSRQESEPSAPAATKAANIYATDSEPKPKPSNELTRDYIPKVGMTTYTIVPQKSLEKLRYFEVALTLEAPPPAPEEGLDIGSLQLEESTAPRDQSADSKEKGELHPTAPREDLLTSTATAQDTVNGGAPESTPSPEKISSLANGASQTGSPTEVKEMKIPPATKPKPGSFRLAQHKKTPGYYVTSAAEKRLSTSPGYGQREAPGGVDRAVSLPPPPSPPVQCQEETTGTSNVQLSPKGEDKNAAIMRMTRQSSLPCKEPRLGLSLEKLRSFAAPRPYAPVTPSRFAQAVTSAVKRSKSVSHGPKSPQSPPISPITNRSAAVETKGSSQLKDEENKDSDKDSVLQGAEGEAPTFSGIVEMEGESGP
- the cobll1b gene encoding cordon-bleu protein-like 1b isoform X3 produces the protein MDQKENLIDKDLSLVVVLPGGIEKMTTVHGSKPLMDLLVTLCATYHLNPSSHTLELVTANRNNIKLKPNALIGTLDAEKIILKPKGEDKNKKTSPQMPEATVRMVINYRKTQKTILRVNPRVPLVELLPAICEKCEFAPETTVLLRDVQSLAPLDLTSSLNDYALREVYARDTKGIPGSPVCPASPTHTGMVMPGKAKNQKEKENKGLFSKFRKSKKNSDQATTASAPASPVLVSKPRPLSMALPSTNTSPLSSPMSPTDGPKKRRAPLPPMFAFQSGASDLSARRRINSEPNTQVDGDLAAGLSRGSSAESSLKRTKRKAPPPPSSLSAVVPETVPLDENVQGGAAANTLEEIMEQEETTPPVISATASDTQGEDGSLSASADVSLQSPAADTEIPGPVPMEGSEEDQTRDLSSDGNQLQSTVDNPAPLSDVTTTADTDSSELADTNDGPGRVETVIQQPICEESTAQSVEGDGRTEAVSVSPPVMQEAEAQASVQANTETLGEQADRLESPVAISTSRPAGGDAEVQTDFTPFPPPPPPHTEEVPSAADPPPGESSGKQEMATLTEELDLTDLEKRALSHIPETSSRQESEPSAPAATKAANIYATDSEPKPKPSNELTRDYIPKVGMTTYTIVPQKSLEKLRYFEVALTLEAPPPAPEEGLDIGSLQLEESTAPRDQSADSKEKGELHPTAPREDLLTSTATAQDTVNGGAPESTPSPEKISSLANGASQTGSPTEVKEMKIPPATKPKPGSFRLAQHKKTPGYYVTSAAEKRLSTSPGYGQREAPGGVDRAVSLPPPPSPPVQCQEETTGTSNVQLSPKGEDKNAAIMRMTRQSSLPCKEPRLGLSLEKLRSFAAPRPYAPVTPSRFAQAVTSAVKRSKSVSHGPKSPQSPPISPITNRSAAVETKGSSQLKDEENKDSDKDSVLQGAEGEAPTFSGIVEMEGESGP
- the cobll1b gene encoding cordon-bleu protein-like 1b isoform X1; its protein translation is MEVDNCIDNQLHSCPRDFVKPMSFVMDDHGSLPHPRSSALRVSTKSKAPSPPGLKDLDSPGFSQWYPGNPHLTMDQKENLIDKDLSLVVVLPGGIEKMTTVHGSKPLMDLLVTLCATYHLNPSSHTLELVTANRNNIKLKPNALIGTLDAEKIILKPKGEDKNKKTSPQMPEATVRMVINYRKTQKTILRVNPRVPLVELLPAICEKCEFAPETTVLLRDVQSLAPLDLTSSLNDYALREVYARDTKGIPGSPVCPASPTHTGMVMPGKAKNQKEKENKGLFSKFRKSKKNSDQATTASAPASPVLVSKPRPLSMALPSTNTSPLSSPMSPTDGPKKRRAPLPPMFAFQSGASDLSARRRINSEPNTQVDGDLAAGLSRGSSAESSLKRTKRKAPPPPSSLSAVVPETVPLDENVQGGAAANTLEEIMEQEETTPPVISATASDTQGEDGSLSASADVSLQSPAADTEIPGPVPMEGSEEDQTRDLSSDGNQLQSTVDNPAPLSDVTTTADTDSSELADTNDGPGRVETVIQQPICEESTAQSVEGDGRTEAVSVSPPVMQEAEAQASVQANTETLGEQADRLESPVAISTSRPAGGDAEVQTDFTPFPPPPPPHTEEVPSAADPPPGESSGKQEMATLTEELDLTDLEKRALSHIPETSSRQESEPSAPAATKAANIYATDSEPKPKPSNELTRDYIPKVGMTTYTIVPQKSLEKLRYFEVALTLEAPPPAPEEGLDIGSLQLEESTAPRDQSADSKEKGELHPTAPREDLLTSTATAQDTVNGGAPESTPSPEKISSLANGASQTGSPTEVKEMKIPPATKPKPGSFRLAQHKKTPGYYVTSAAEKRLSTSPGYGQREAPGGVDRAVSLPPPPSPPVQCQEETTGTSNVQLSPKGEDKNAAIMRMTRQSSLPCKEPRLGLSLEKLRSFAAPRPYAPVTPSRFAQAVTSAVKRSKSVSHGPKSPQSPPISPITNRSAAVETKGSSQLKDEENKDSDKDSVLQGAEGEAPTFSGIVEMEGESGP